The following proteins are co-located in the Macrobrachium rosenbergii isolate ZJJX-2024 chromosome 26, ASM4041242v1, whole genome shotgun sequence genome:
- the LOC136852755 gene encoding uncharacterized protein gives MLSPQGRVHQTLRLLCLRSPSPPTSRSLRPSISRIPSYPNLFWYKLTPINQQDSELSQSLLVQVDSYQSDDEVIHQPLQTFNYDSSVDDIDLLTPSSSHSVPGTSRSSSSSSRNNETCGRTPTPKRKRNMTPEHALSATEVALSF, from the exons ATGTTGTCACCCCAGGGAAGAGTACATCAAACCTTGAGACTACTGTGTCT cAGGAGTCCCAGTCCTCCCACCAGCAGGAGTCTCAGACCTTCAATCAGCAGGATTCCCAGTTATCCCAATCTCTTTTGGTACAAGTTGACTCCTATCAATCAGCAGGATTCCGAGTTATCCCAATCTCTTTTGGTACAAGTTGACTCCTATCAGTCTGATGATGAAGTCATCCATCAGCCATTGCAGACATTCAATTATGACAGTAGTGTAGATGACATTGATCTGCTTACCCCATCATCTTCACACTCTGTGCCAGGAACAagtcgatcatcatcatcatcatcacggaaTAATGAAACGTGTGGTCGAACTCCTACTCCAAAACGTAAAAGGAATATGACACCAGAACATGCACTCAGTGCAACCGAGGTAGCATTATCTTTTTAA
- the LOC136852756 gene encoding uncharacterized protein isoform X1: protein MLSPQGRVHQTLRLLCLRSPSPPTSKSPSPPTSRSLRPSISRIPSYPNLFWYKLTPINQQESQLSQSLLVQVDSYQSDDEVIHQPLQTFNYDSSVDDIDLPTPSSSHSVPGTSRSSSSSSSRNNETCGRTPTPKRKRNMTPEHAPSATEVALSF, encoded by the exons ATGTTGTCACCCCAGGGAAGAGTACATCAAACCTTGAGACTACTGTGTCT cAGGAGTCCCAGTCCTCCCACCAGCAAGAGTCCCAGTCCTCCCACCAGCAGGAGTCTCAGACCTTCAATCAGCAGGATTCCCAGTTATCCCAATCTCTTTTGGTACAAGTTGACTCCTATCAATCAGCAGGAATCCCAGTTATCCCAATCTCTTTTGGTACAAGTTGACTCCTATCAGTCTGATGATGAAGTCATCCATCAGCCATTGCAGACATTCAATTATGACAGCAGTGTAGATGACATTGATCTGCCTACCCCATCATCTTCACACTCTGTGCCAGGAACAagtcgatcatcatcatcatcatcatcacggaaTAATGAAACGTGTGGTCGAACTCCTACTCCAAAACGTAAAAGGAATATGACACCAGAACATGCACCCAGTGCAACCGAGGTAGCATTATCTTTTTAA
- the LOC136852756 gene encoding uncharacterized protein isoform X2 gives MLSPQGRVHQTLRLLCLSPSPPTSKSPSPPTSRSLRPSISRIPSYPNLFWYKLTPINQQESQLSQSLLVQVDSYQSDDEVIHQPLQTFNYDSSVDDIDLPTPSSSHSVPGTSRSSSSSSSRNNETCGRTPTPKRKRNMTPEHAPSATEVALSF, from the exons ATGTTGTCACCCCAGGGAAGAGTACATCAAACCTTGAGACTACTGTGTCT GAGTCCCAGTCCTCCCACCAGCAAGAGTCCCAGTCCTCCCACCAGCAGGAGTCTCAGACCTTCAATCAGCAGGATTCCCAGTTATCCCAATCTCTTTTGGTACAAGTTGACTCCTATCAATCAGCAGGAATCCCAGTTATCCCAATCTCTTTTGGTACAAGTTGACTCCTATCAGTCTGATGATGAAGTCATCCATCAGCCATTGCAGACATTCAATTATGACAGCAGTGTAGATGACATTGATCTGCCTACCCCATCATCTTCACACTCTGTGCCAGGAACAagtcgatcatcatcatcatcatcatcacggaaTAATGAAACGTGTGGTCGAACTCCTACTCCAAAACGTAAAAGGAATATGACACCAGAACATGCACCCAGTGCAACCGAGGTAGCATTATCTTTTTAA